The genomic stretch AAATACATCCGATAATACGTCAACGGCGCTTGATGATTGCTTTAATAAAAGCTGCATAGAAGAGTTGGCGACGATTGCCCGTCCCATCTTGCTACCCATAAAGTCCTCAACATCTTGAGTGATGGTTGTAAGGCCTAAGTAATACTTACGAGCACGCTTAGCAAGGCTAAAGAGGAAGTTTGCCGAGTCGTCATACTTCATGAGCTGCCAGGCCTCATCCACAATCAACATACGTTTGCGCTGTTCACTGCGTGTGATGTTCCAAATGTGGCTCAAAACAATATACATGGCAACTGGTCGGAGCTCGTCCTCGAGGTCACGAATATTAAAGACGACCATGTGGTTATTGATATCAATGTTTGACTGCTGGGAGAAGATGCCTGCAAATGTCCCAGTGGTGTATTTGCGAAGACGTTGTGCGAGTGCTGGTCCTGTGCCGCCCATGTGAAGTAGCGTATCGTAGAGATCGGCAATTGTCGGAGGAACGGAGTTATGCGTAAGCGGATCACTGGTGATGCCAGCGCGGGCGTAAGTATCAATCAACCCTTGGTCAAGATCAGCTTCTTCGGCTGGTGTGAGCGCAGACATCATTTGGCCGGCTGCGGTTGCCTGGCTACCACCCAACATAAGTCGGAACAAACCATGGAGTGTTACGAGGTTGGCGCGAAGTGCATCGTCGGCTTCGTCATTATCGATCACTCGAGGCAAGTCGAATGGATTAATTCGTGTATCGGCGTTAAGGCTCAAACGAATATAGCTACCTCCAACAGCATCGGAAAGTTTTTGATATTCATTTTCAGGGTCGATAATAAGCACGTCGGAGCCGATCATCATACTGCGAAGTGCCTCGAGCTTGACCGTAAACGACTTACCTGCACCAGACTTTGCAAATACAACCATATTGGCATTTTCAAGACTGAACCGGTCAAAGATGACGAGACCATTATTGTGCATGTTAATACCGTAAAGAACGCCTTTTTCTTGGGTAAGGTCGGCACTGGTAAATGGAAAACTCGTAGAGATAGCACCAGTGTTCATATTGCGGCGAATCTGAAGCTGGTCTGACATCTGTGGGATAGTACTGTTGAGACCCTGCTCCTGCTGACTTGAAGCGACCTTACTAAAGATAAGCTGTTGCCCAAAGAGTGTTTCGATCTTGTGTTGTACAAATCCAAGTTCATCCATGCTATCTGCATACAATGTGACGTAGAGGCCAAAACGGAAAAAACGTTCAGCGCCAACCTGTAGTTGATCTCGGAGTTCTTCGGCGTCCTGTAAGGCCGCCTCAAGACCAGGGTCTCGCGTACGACCCTTCTCGCTGTTGATTGACATACTTGCTTCAAGTTGAGTTACCTTCTTGCGAAGATTGTTAAGCACGACTTGGCTCTCAACTGGGTAGATAAACATACTAATGTCGAGCACTTCATCTATGTTGATGAGTGAACTTAACCAACCGGTATAGATTTGGCGAGGATATCCATAAATATAAAGCGTACGACCGTATTTAGTACCAAGACGAAAATGACTCGAATGAATTTCAAGACTACTTGGTGCAATCAGGTCTCGTAGGGTTGTCATGCCCTTCAAGAAGGCCTGTTCTACCTCGGCTTGTTCACGTGCACGTTGTTGCGCGGCAATATCAACTGGATCAAGTTTTTTCTTATTAGCCATGGCTACATTCCCCCTTCTTGTAGGTGTGGTCGTGGAGCTTCGCCGTGGCCCTTTTGTACATAGGTGCCTGTAACATCCTCGAAATCACCAAGTGGTTCACGTACGGCGGTGTCTGGATTGTACATATTATAATAAAGTTCGCCTAGCTCCTTGGTGTTAAGCTGAACACTTTTTACGCCAAGCTGAAATAATCCACTCGTTACCGAATCGACACGGTTTTTAATTTCATCCTTAGATTTATCGTAGGTAACCTTGTCAATTTTAGTCGCTGTTGTCTGTTGCTTTACAAACAATTTACCAAAGATACCTTTGCTATCTTTAATAACGTTATTAAGATCGCCCGCTGGAAAGTATGGAATGATGACGAAAAAGCTTTTATCCATAATGTTAGCTTCTTGGCTAAGAACGTCAATGAAGTTAATGTAGTCATCCATAAGTACGTTAAGGAGCATGTTATCTTGTGAACGACGAATAGTGGCGAGGCGGTCAATGTATGGACCAATATCAACTCGTTGAGAACGAACAAAAATTTGTACCGGGAAATACAGTGCGTTTAGAAAGTTTTGGTAACTGAACTCAACACCTTCCCTTTCGCGTGAGCTCATAAGGTCGAAGTTGATTGATTTACAAGCAACTACAGCCCTAAAGCTGCCGTCGCTCATAATAACCATGCCATCGCGAATCTCAGAAATAAGGAGGCTGTTCTGTGTCGTATTTTGTTGGACTGGTGGTTTCGGTGTGTCGGCAGAAGAATCAACACCTGCTGGTTGCGAGCCCATAGGCCCATGTGGAAATCCCTGCGCAGGCATGTTGGATACAGCAGGATTTGGCTGCTGAGGTAGACTTGGCGCATTTTGCGGTTGTTGGTTAATTGGTGGCACTTCCCACTCTTTCCTGCCTCTAGTTAATAAGGTTTAGCGTAACGATATAACAACTTCCTCCTCGGGGAGTTTCTCTTCCTTTTGGTGGATGCGGTTTGCCTCGTGCGCAATTGTCTCTATCGACAAATCGGAGTTATTTGCAAGGTTTATTATATCAGGCGACACTATAGTTTCGCTAGTGGTTGTTTCAATGGGTGGTGCTTGCGGTGCAAGTACTGTAGGAATACTCGGCTGAATAGTCGCCACTACAGGTGCTGGTTGCTCAGGCTGAGGTTTTGTACCGAGGGGGTTAATAACAGACTGGTGAATTGACGTTGGGTATGGATTATATGTCAAACGGGGTTCGTCTGTGGTTGGAGCTGTAGGAGTAAGATTTGCGTACGGATCTACAGTCGGTGCTGCAATGATGGGCACAGTAGGTGTAGGAGCCTGAGTGGTTTGACGCATACGTTCAATCATATCTTGACGCCTCCGTACATCGGATTGGTTAATCATTGAATCAAAAGATTGCGCAACGCCACTACTAGCATCAAGTACGTCCTCTTGTTGCTGCGCTTCATAGTACGCGTCATTTTGCATTGCGCTATTGGTGTCGATGCCTCGGACTGCCCATCCTTCAGTATCAACGATGTTAGCAAGGTAGGACAACCGCTGTTGCGCTTCTGTTTCAGATAAATCTTTTGCGCGTTTTATCTCAATCACCTTCGGTGCTGTTATCTCAACGAGTGATTGTATACCGTCGGGCTGCCATAAGCGTCTGCGTGGTTTTAAGTAAAATGACACCACGGCAGCTAGATAGATTTCCATTGGCTGGTCCTTCTTGAGCGGCAACGCGAGCGCCCCAAACAATACGACAATTGGAAGTGGGATGATCGCGAGCGGAATGAATAGTCGACTCAACCCCCATCCTATCGCAATAGAGATGGCGACGATGATCAAGTAAATAAACTGACGAAAACTGAATGGTCCAATCAGCTTGTCGTCAGCTTCAACGTCTTGTGGTACTTTATAGACGGCCATATAACCTTAAGTATAACATTTAGATGACGCAAATTTGAATGATACTAGGTTAAAGCATACTGAGGTCTTCGACCTCTGATTTGTTCTTGCTGATCTGACCAGCGTAACGTGAATTTGTGAGTGCTTCGCTGGCGTTTTTACTGAGGTTCGTATTGTCAGTTGTATGTGCAGGATCAGCGGCAACGCTGGCGATAAATGCAAGCTCATCCTTGTCGCCATTAGCAATTTTATCAACGGAGTAGGCATTTTTATTGATTGCAGTAACGGCAAGTTCTGTGCTATTTGGTGCCGAGATTTTTACTGTATCGCCGGTTGCTGGATCGATTTGAGGTTTGCCGGTTGCTGGATCGATCTTGTCGTTTCCGTGCTGACGAATATCATTGAGTGCGCTTTGACTAACGTAGGTTGGTTTCTCCTTAGAGGATGCCAGACTATCAGCAAAAGCAATGCGTGTTTTTTCGTCCATACCACCGGCTGAATCGAGTAGTTTATTGACACCTTCGGTATCATGGGAGTTAATGACACGCTGCATTGCAGCTATCTTCACCGCAGACTCAGCCCCATCTAGACCAGCTGCGGATCCACCTTGTGATAGCTTTCGTGCATCCTCGCGACTAACGTTAAGATTTGTCATGACAACATTTGCTGCTGAAATTTCGTCTGCTTCAATCTTTGCTTTGATGTTAACGGCACCCGCAAGAGCACGCATTTCCGCACCAGCGCCTCCACCTTGCGCAAGTTTACCGACAAATTTTGGATCATTTTGCGCAAGTGTTGCAATGTAGTTAGCATCGGCACGTTTTAATTCGTTTTTGCGATTTTGAAGTACTGCCGCTCGTTGAGAAGATCGTCGTACGGCGACGCCTTTTCCTGGGAGACTACGATAACCTGTCATACCTTTAAGCTTGCGATATTCTTGACGGTTCTCACGATATCCAGCGGCGCCTTTACGCATACGGTCGAAAGGACCCTTATTTGGATTATTGACAAAGCCACCGATCTTACCAAGAACACCAGTCGTAGTTTTCATGAGCACCGGTGTGATAGCTAGCGGAATAACAGTTACTCCCGCTGCCATAATATGAAGAACCATTACCATAAAACCGCTAGTTGGGTTTGTACTTTGCGTGGTTGATGCCTGCATAAGAACACTGGACGCAAGAGAGCTCGCTCCGAACACGACAGCTATAATTGGAAACATCATAAGAAGAGAGGTGAAGAGTTCTCTCCATTTTTTAAACCAGCTCTCTGTATTTGGCAACAGGTATGCGACAAATGCTAGAGGTGAAATAACTACCAAAAGAATGATGATTGCTTGTCGGGCGGTAAGTACGATAACAACCGTTATAACGGCGAGGAGCGCCATGAGTAGAATTGGAACTAGAACGGAAAGTCCTGCGTATAGCACCGCAACCGCTACCGTACCCGCAATAACGCTAACAGTAAGTGCATCCCATCCCGGACTTCCTGTTTTAGTGAAGTCTTGTCCTGAAACGTACAATTGTTTGCCGGCTCCCTCGAGGAGACCCTTAAGTGAACTACCGAGGATATTGGAAACATCAACAGCAATGGCGCATATCCAGTAGGATACGTTTACAAGAATAGCTGCAATAATAATGCGAGGTAATAACTTTTTAATTCCGTAGTTACTTACTCCAAAGCCGGTAATTTGCGCATATATAATAACGAGAAATGCAATAACAAATGCCACATTTGCAAAGTTACGCATAATTGACCATGCTTGATACATAGCACTACCGGTGCCTGTGTCGAGGGCGGGTGTAGTAAGCATATCGCTCACGACACCATATGCTTGATCTGTTACCTGTGACATAAAACGCATAACTGGACAAACAATCCAACCTATTCCTGAAATAGTACACGTCGGTGGGCTATCATTACCGCCATTATTCGGATTTGTCGTAGGGGTCGATGCTTGTGATTGCGGGTGTGTTTTTACATAGGCGGCGTATGCTGATGCATACTGCGTCGAATGTTTAGCTAAGTCTCCACACGATACTTCTAACCAGTTAAAGTTATCAGGGTAGTTCATTAGCATAGCTTTTTTGCCATGATCTGGAACGTTGTAGTATACCTGTGTTACACCCCCGCTACTATCAACAACATTATAAATACTGTCATGATATTGAGCGGCAACCGACGGAGTTGCGAGTGGCCCTCCAACGTTAGCAATCGCACTCCCCTTACAGAAGGTGGTCATCGTCTCCATAACGTCAAGATATCTCTGGGCGTCATTCCAACCACCCGTTGGCGGTGCTGAAGCATTCGTTCTGTGCGCATCAAGGTTTGCGTATACCTTATTTTTGTCACCACCAATATTTTTATCTGTAAAATCACTCTGTTTAGGATCAGTGAGGCAATCTTGGCCATCGGTGCGCACCAATCCCATCGCGCAGGCGAGCTTCACGTTGTCTAAAAGACCAAGTGCTTTTGCTGGATTGTAGCTAATGAGGTCGTAACAACTAATGTAGTCGTCTGCGTTCCCCCAAACCAAAATTCCAGGACGCACTTCGTTTGTGTCTGCAAACCAGGGGCCTTGAGCGGCGTGCTTTGCAGTTAGTGTATCTCCGGAACCATCTACCAAATTATTGCCGCCACCCGATGTAAGGCAGAGTGCTAATGAAGTACGAAACTCGCTGGCGACGGCATCCGCCAGAACTTCAGGAGCTGCATATAATGTCGCTGGGTCTGCGGCTGCATGAGTCTCGGCATAGTTAACAAAAAGATTGGCAAACACAGAACAAAGCACTACGGCGAGTAGCAAGTAACCCTTTATGCTTTTACCTAGTCTTTTCATATAAGTTATGTTTACATTAAACACTAGCAGAAACGAAAAAGCTAGTCGATGAGATACAAAAAACAGGCCCTACTTTAAGGCCTGTTTTTTCGAATGAAAGACTATAGTTCTATGACGTTGCTCGTGGTCCCCAGTCCAAAAAGGTATTAGCCCCATTTTGTGTGTTAATATCAAATCCAACTGGGAAATCTTGACTTGTGTTGTTTCCAGTAGATTTTGAGTAAGTCTCGGTTGCGGTGATTGTTGCATTAACGTGTGTATCGTCGTTGACTTTCATCCAGTCAAAGAACTTGCCGGTAATCTCCATTTTGTAGTCTTGTTCGTTTTGTGGTTGACTGTGTGTCCATGCATATCCAGTAAGAGCCTGCGCGTGAAGACTCTTCATGTCTTCACCAAGGGTAGAGTATTGAGCTCCTGTAAGGGCTGTGCTATATGCTTCGTCATAGAGAGCAACCACTTGTTGCATGTTATACATACCGTCCTGAGTTACCTCGGATTTATTAAGCCCGGAGTTAACCCACTCGTTTAATAGGTTGGGTACTTTTTGAGCAGCTTCAAGTCCAGTAGGAGCTTCAAACTCCTTCTGAATAGCTGCGACAAATGCCGTCTCGCCTGTATAAGTATTGCCCTGATCGCGGAATACGTAACTGTCGGCGGTGATCTCTAGGGTTACTGGAGCTGTTTCAGCTGGAGAAGATGGCGTAGTAGATGCTGTTTCTCCCGGAGTTGCGGAAGCTGTAGCTGCGGGGCGCTGCCCTTCTTTACTACTATTATGATTACTTGTAGCGCCTACTCCTGCCGCAATACCGGCTGCAAGTGCAGTGGCGGCAGCAACACCACCTACTGTTCGCTTAAGCCATGTTGGCCAACCGTGTCCATTGTTTTCAATTGACTGTGGAACGTAGTCAGGAATAACCTCTGGCTGTCCTTCTTGTTGTATTCGTCGGGTCTGGTAATCTCGTTCTGTCATAATGACGGGTTCCTCGCGCACTTATGTGGGCAC from Candidatus Chromulinivoraceae bacterium encodes the following:
- a CDS encoding DUF87 domain-containing protein, translated to MANKKKLDPVDIAAQQRAREQAEVEQAFLKGMTTLRDLIAPSSLEIHSSHFRLGTKYGRTLYIYGYPRQIYTGWLSSLINIDEVLDISMFIYPVESQVVLNNLRKKVTQLEASMSINSEKGRTRDPGLEAALQDAEELRDQLQVGAERFFRFGLYVTLYADSMDELGFVQHKIETLFGQQLIFSKVASSQQEQGLNSTIPQMSDQLQIRRNMNTGAISTSFPFTSADLTQEKGVLYGINMHNNGLVIFDRFSLENANMVVFAKSGAGKSFTVKLEALRSMMIGSDVLIIDPENEYQKLSDAVGGSYIRLSLNADTRINPFDLPRVIDNDEADDALRANLVTLHGLFRLMLGGSQATAAGQMMSALTPAEEADLDQGLIDTYARAGITSDPLTHNSVPPTIADLYDTLLHMGGTGPALAQRLRKYTTGTFAGIFSQQSNIDINNHMVVFNIRDLEDELRPVAMYIVLSHIWNITRSEQRKRMLIVDEAWQLMKYDDSANFLFSLAKRARKYYLGLTTITQDVEDFMGSKMGRAIVANSSMQLLLKQSSSAVDVLSDVFKLTEEERKRLANFPVGQGLFFAGQNHVHIQIVASQTEQGLITTNPSAAIQAQTPLQAQSPQQPPTTGYMNPGEYSV
- a CDS encoding O-antigen polymerase, which gives rise to MKRLGKSIKGYLLLAVVLCSVFANLFVNYAETHAAADPATLYAAPEVLADAVASEFRTSLALCLTSGGGNNLVDGSGDTLTAKHAAQGPWFADTNEVRPGILVWGNADDYISCYDLISYNPAKALGLLDNVKLACAMGLVRTDGQDCLTDPKQSDFTDKNIGGDKNKVYANLDAHRTNASAPPTGGWNDAQRYLDVMETMTTFCKGSAIANVGGPLATPSVAAQYHDSIYNVVDSSGGVTQVYYNVPDHGKKAMLMNYPDNFNWLEVSCGDLAKHSTQYASAYAAYVKTHPQSQASTPTTNPNNGGNDSPPTCTISGIGWIVCPVMRFMSQVTDQAYGVVSDMLTTPALDTGTGSAMYQAWSIMRNFANVAFVIAFLVIIYAQITGFGVSNYGIKKLLPRIIIAAILVNVSYWICAIAVDVSNILGSSLKGLLEGAGKQLYVSGQDFTKTGSPGWDALTVSVIAGTVAVAVLYAGLSVLVPILLMALLAVITVVIVLTARQAIIILLVVISPLAFVAYLLPNTESWFKKWRELFTSLLMMFPIIAVVFGASSLASSVLMQASTTQSTNPTSGFMVMVLHIMAAGVTVIPLAITPVLMKTTTGVLGKIGGFVNNPNKGPFDRMRKGAAGYRENRQEYRKLKGMTGYRSLPGKGVAVRRSSQRAAVLQNRKNELKRADANYIATLAQNDPKFVGKLAQGGGAGAEMRALAGAVNIKAKIEADEISAANVVMTNLNVSREDARKLSQGGSAAGLDGAESAVKIAAMQRVINSHDTEGVNKLLDSAGGMDEKTRIAFADSLASSKEKPTYVSQSALNDIRQHGNDKIDPATGKPQIDPATGDTVKISAPNSTELAVTAINKNAYSVDKIANGDKDELAFIASVAADPAHTTDNTNLSKNASEALTNSRYAGQISKNKSEVEDLSML
- a CDS encoding PrgI family protein, encoding MAVYKVPQDVEADDKLIGPFSFRQFIYLIIVAISIAIGWGLSRLFIPLAIIPLPIVVLFGALALPLKKDQPMEIYLAAVVSFYLKPRRRLWQPDGIQSLVEITAPKVIEIKRAKDLSETEAQQRLSYLANIVDTEGWAVRGIDTNSAMQNDAYYEAQQQEDVLDASSGVAQSFDSMINQSDVRRRQDMIERMRQTTQAPTPTVPIIAAPTVDPYANLTPTAPTTDEPRLTYNPYPTSIHQSVINPLGTKPQPEQPAPVVATIQPSIPTVLAPQAPPIETTTSETIVSPDIINLANNSDLSIETIAHEANRIHQKEEKLPEEEVVISLR